The following proteins come from a genomic window of Caloenas nicobarica isolate bCalNic1 chromosome 24, bCalNic1.hap1, whole genome shotgun sequence:
- the LOC135998292 gene encoding feather keratin Cos1-2-like, with protein sequence TFNIGLSENYYFHKRCLGLRQCRTPIKGNPTLCSLIHFSCLLLLGNQVNVCPRDMSCCNPCVPCQPCGPTPLANSCNEPCVRQCQSSNIVIQPSPVIVTLPGPILSSFPQNTVVGSSTSAAVGSILSSEGVPINSGGFDLSCITSHYYGNRCRPC encoded by the exons ACATTCAACATTGGCTTgtcagaaaattattacttcCACAAAAGATGCCTGGGCCTGAGGCAGTGCAGGACTCCTATAAAAGGCAACCCAACTCTCTGCTCTCTCATCCACTTCTCTTGCCTCCTGCTTCTTGGGAACCAG GTGAACGTGTGTCCCAGAGACATGTCCTGCTGCAACCCGTGcgtgccctgccagccctgcggcCCAACCccactggccaacagctgcaatgagccctgtgtcAGGCAGTGCCAGAGCTCCAACATCGTCATCCAGCCCTCCCCAGTGATCgtgaccctgcccggccccatcctcagctccttcccacagaACACCGTTGTGGGCTCCTCCACCtccgctgctgttggcagcatcctcagctctgAGGGAGTTCCCATCAACTCTGGGGGCTTTGACCTCTCCTGCATTACCAGCCACTACTACGGAAACAGATGCCGACCCTGCTAA